The Gemmatimonadales bacterium region CGGTACTGGAAACCAACGTGACCGGCGCATTTCACTGCCTGGCGGCGTGTTCGCCGCATTTTCGTGGTCAGCATTGGGGGAAGGTGATCAACGTGTCGGCGCACCAGGCCACGCGGCCGGGATTCGGTGTTGCTTCGTACGCCGCGAGCAAGGCGGCGCTGGAGGGATTGACGCGAGCGGCCGCTGTTGAGCTCGGACCATCAAATGTCAACGTCAACGCGGTGGCGCCGGGGTTCATCCGGACCGAGCGTCTCGATCAGCTGCCGCGCGACCTGATCGAACGGACCCGCAAGCGCGCCGTCCTGGGGCGTCTCGCCGAGCCCGACGATATCGCACAGGTGATCCTTTTTCTCTGTTCGGAAGCGGCGCGGCACATCACCGGACAGACAATCGTGGTAGACGGGGGTCTGTCTCTGGAATAACTTTCGACGCGTGATTCCTTCCACGTTGTCGCGTCGATCGAGGCTGATGCGGGCGTCGCTGATCGCCAGCGCCGCCACGATTGTTTCGGTGTCGAGCGCCGCCGCCCAGAAACACGACAAGGCCAACCTTCCATCGGCGCCTGCGCTGTCGCTGACGCCGATCGTCGGTCTGCCGATTCCGGTCCTCCCCGCCACGTTCATTGTCGCCGACACTGGGCTCGCCGGCGTTCCCGTGGGTCGCGTCGCCCAGCTCGCCTGGGCCGATTCCGTGCTCTTCGACGCCCTGCAGGCGCGGGGGCCGGAAGCGAACTGGGTCGCACCGGCCGAATTGCGGCGTGTGGCGAAACGCGCCCCCGGGATGATGCCCGATCCCGATCATATGAGTCAGGCCGCGCTCCGGTTCGAGAACATCAAGCGCGTCCCTGATCCGATCCTCAGCAATCTCCGCATGCTCATCGCGATGACCAACTCGCGATACGTCATGGTCCCCGCGTCGGTCCGGCTCCGCCGAGTCGCCAATGGGGTGGAAGCCGGCACCGTGCTGGTGCTCGCCGATCCCCGCAGCGGTTCGATCCTCTGGCGCAGCACGCCGGTGATCACCGCCGCCACCGCCGACGCCGCCCTCGCTGGCACCATCGCCTGGGTGCTTCCGGACCAGCACTGATGGCCTACGACGTCACGCTGATCCCGGGCGACGGGATCGGTCCCGAGATCACCGCCGCCACACTGCAGGTGCTGGCCGCCACCGGGGTCGCATTCAACTGGGACCAGCAGTTCGGCGGAATGGCCGCAGTCGAGCGCGCCGGCGATCCGCTGCCGGAAGCCACCCTCGACAGCATTCGCCGCACCCGCATTGCGCTCAAGGGACCGCTGACGACGCCGGTTGGCGGCGGGTTCCGGTCGATCAACGTGGCGCTGCGGAAGGAATTCCAGCTCTACGCCAACGTCCGCCCGGCCAAGACGATCATTCCGGGTGGACGGTACGACGGCATCGACATCGTGCTGGTGCGCGAGAACCTCGAAGGACTGTATATCGGGCAGGAACGCTGGGTCGAACGCAACGGCGACCCGCAGGGCCAGGCGGAATCGGTTGCGGTGGTGACGCGCGATGGCGCCGAGCGGGTGATCCGGTACGCCTTCGAATACGCGGTGAAGCACGAGCGGCGCAAGGTCACGCTGGTGCACAAGGCGAATATCCTCAAGCACACGTCGGGACTGTTTCTCGCCGTCGGCCGCGAAATCGCGCGGACGTACGAGGGGCGTGTCGCGGTCAACGAACTGATCATCGACAACTGCGCCATGCAGCTGGTGATGCGTCCGGAGCAGTTTGACGTGATCGTGACGACGAATCTCTTCGGCGACATCCTGAGCGACGAGATTTCAGGACTCGTCGGCGGACTGGGGCTCGCACCCGGCGGCAACATCGGCGAGCACGGTGCGATCTTCGAGGCGGTCCACGGATCGGCGCCCGACATTGCGGGGCAGGGAGTCGCCAATCCGTCCGCGCTGATTCTCGCGGCGGCGATGATGCTCGATCATCTCGGCGAGACTGCCGCTGGCGACCGCGTGCGGCGTGCGATCGTGGCGACGATCGTGGCCGACAGGGTGC contains the following coding sequences:
- a CDS encoding isocitrate/isopropylmalate family dehydrogenase; its protein translation is MAYDVTLIPGDGIGPEITAATLQVLAATGVAFNWDQQFGGMAAVERAGDPLPEATLDSIRRTRIALKGPLTTPVGGGFRSINVALRKEFQLYANVRPAKTIIPGGRYDGIDIVLVRENLEGLYIGQERWVERNGDPQGQAESVAVVTRDGAERVIRYAFEYAVKHERRKVTLVHKANILKHTSGLFLAVGREIARTYEGRVAVNELIIDNCAMQLVMRPEQFDVIVTTNLFGDILSDEISGLVGGLGLAPGGNIGEHGAIFEAVHGSAPDIAGQGVANPSALILAAAMMLDHLGETAAGDRVRRAIVATIVADRVRTVDLGGAATTEEFGNAVARRVA